From Candidatus Hydrogenedentota bacterium:
TATTTTCCAGCCGATGCCGTTTTCAACACAGAAATCGTTGAACTCCGTTTCAAACCTGCTTGCATCGTATGAAGACGCTTTCCTTCGCATCTTAGCAACCAGACCTTCTACAACGTCGTACACTCGATACCAAGGCAGTTATCTACTAGACCGTACACTTCTTTATTGATATTGGGGTATTCGGACCAATTATTCGGGTCGGGACGATTTCGGAGAATCCTGCAAATCGCTTCACGGAGACTTGTTGGACTGAAGCCGCACTCATAAGCGACTTCAATAATTAAGGTGCGCAAATTCGGTGGTGCATCTTGCCGCACCCCGATGTCTGATGCCACGGGTTGATGGAACCCGTATCGCTTTGAAAATCGCTCACTCACCGCGAACTTTTCTCCATATGGTATAACGTCACGGCGCACCGGCACGAGGTCCGCCGCGGGCCTCGCGTACGTGTGACGCCGATTGTTAGCCCCTCTTCATTCTTCCGAATTACCGATTGCCTTTGGCCCGATTGTGGGTCACGCAGAGCATCTGGCAGTTCTCCGCCGTGCTCTCGCCGCCTTTGCTCCACGCGGTGACGTGGTCGGCGTCCATATCTTTGAGCAGATAGATTCTGTGTTTGTTCGCGGTGTCCCCCACCGCGCAGAGCGGACAGTTGGACATGCCCCGGGCCTGGGCCTCGGCCGTCTGTCTGGCATAGACGTCCTGTATAACCCGCTTATCGAACACCCGAACCGCCAACAACTTCTTGTCCGTCGAACCGCCCAGGAGATACTCAAAGATACCTTTGCGGTTCGTCACATTCGGGTCGGCGGCGAGCTCTTTCACCTCTTGGGACATCTTCTTCGGGTCGTAGGAGTTGCCGTGATACGCCTCGTACAGCCTACCCCACTCCAGGCCCTTCATCTCCGGAAGGACGTCGATGAACACCGCTGAAACCCAGTCGATCACGCTGTTGAAGTACGCCTTCAGCTCATTGATGTTGTCATCGTTGCGATGGGCGCTCATGTAGCCGCCGATATCGCCCCGGCTCACCCACTCCAGCGCGCGCTCCAGGAACTCTTGCCGGGTGGCGCTGCCCTTGATGTATGCGCTCCACTTCTGGATGTTCGCGTTCTGGCTGTTGCTGAACTCGGCCTTGGCGCGCGTCACGAACGGCCCGGAGTAGATGGCGTTCAGGAGCTCTTGGGCATTGAGCGGCACGCCCGCGATGTTGATCGTCTCGAACCACTGCTTGATCTCGCTCTCCGTGCCCTCGCATTCGTAGATCAACAGTTTCGAGCCCATGATCCTAGCCTGCTGGTCGGCGGGTAGGCTGTCGAAGTACTGCGGGTTGCCGGCATCCATGATCGCAAACTTGTTGGTGACGAAC
This genomic window contains:
- a CDS encoding DUF262 domain-containing protein; translated protein: MKTTLRTDITVAAICEGFVYNQLEGKGLFGLGGRLTIQPEYQRNYIYADGGGKKEQAVIRSLLKGYPLGLIYFNTVAPDRFEVLDGQQRITSIGRFVTNKFAIMDAGNPQYFDSLPADQQARIMGSKLLIYECEGTESEIKQWFETINIAGVPLNAQELLNAIYSGPFVTRAKAEFSNSQNANIQKWSAYIKGSATRQEFLERALEWVSRGDIGGYMSAHRNDDNINELKAYFNSVIDWVSAVFIDVLPEMKGLEWGRLYEAYHGNSYDPKKMSQEVKELAADPNVTNRKGIFEYLLGGSTDKKLLAVRVFDKRVIQDVYARQTAEAQARGMSNCPLCAVGDTANKHRIYLLKDMDADHVTAWSKGGESTAENCQMLCVTHNRAKGNR